Below is a window of Leptospira sp. WS4.C2 DNA.
ACCGTCGGACATCATAAAACGGATGTATGCTGAATCTGACTCTCTGACCAAACTTTCTAAGTGTTCCAATGATTGGACTTGGTTTCCATTCACAGTTTTTAGAATCATCTGGTGCGCTGTATGGTAGGCTTTATTTCCTGCGAGTGGTAACACTTGTGATAAAAATACAACTTTCCCCTCGTTTGTATTTCGTTTGATACGATAGAAATCGTTGAGATAGAGAAGTTCCTTACTCACACGATTTCTCCACTGGTTTCCATGTTCAGTTAAATATTGTTCAGAAAGTTCTTGGAAAATAACACCCGCTAACATTAAATATTTGGGAGTTTGGAATCTAGAATTTCCATGGGGAATTCGGATCGCTGATTCCGGTAGCGGTTTTAAATCTAACTCAAGAATGATTGGCTTTTTGTTTCTAAATACTTTTAATTTAATTTTTTTCCCGAAGTGAGAATCTGAATCATTAGTATTGTGAAATAAATAAGATACATTAAGTTTACCAAATTTGGGATGGTCGAAGTATCCTTTGGGATCGATTTTGGAATTCGAAACTTCGAGTAGTACGTCCTCTAACTGTAAAACTCCATCAGCGGAAGAGCCTGGATAAATTTCCGCTACAAGAACTCCGAAATCATCTTTTCTTAATCCATAATGATTTCTGGTGGCCGTATCAGTGAGTGGTTTGAAACGAAAACCTTTAAATGGAAAGGATTTCCCTTCTATAAAATGTTTGATAGAAAAAGAAGGGATAACTCTGCCTGTATTGTTCTCTTTGAATTGATATAAAATTCCTTGCGGAATTCTTGCAGTAGCATCAACGATGAGTTCGCCCACACCATCTAATTTTTCTTCTGATTGGATTTCTACAAAGGGAAGTTCCACGTAACCGCTGGAATAAGAATCTATATCTAGGCGGATCATTCTAATTTTTTTTTCTTCCAGATTCCTTTGGTCTTTGCTTTCCATCACAAGGCCGGTTCCTGGTATAAAAACTTCACTAGGAAACGTAACGGCTTTTAAATCTTTTGAAGCCGAAGGATCGTTGAATTTTAAAATGGCAAGTCCTAAGTCCGGATCCATTCGTTCTAGTTCTGCGGTATATACTTTGAGAGCATCTGGTTTTTTGATTTCAATGCTTGTATAAAAATAAATCGCTTGTGCAGGGATGATAATTCTATTTTCTCCAATATAAATTCCAGTTGATTGGCGAATTTCTGGAGTTTTAAACCTCCAGGGTTGAATGAACTGAGGGTATTGAACTGTTACCTTTACTTGTAAGATGGAAACATCGGTCATAGCCACAGGGACAGATTTCCCGAATATTGGGCTAATAAAAAATAGGAAGAGAATGAATACGAATCGATAATATGGATTCAAAAAAAACATGTTACTGATTTCCTGTTAGGTGGTAAGATTTTCTGATTTCAAAGTCTGCGTGGTCTGATTCTTCTTTATCCAAAATCATAGGCAATTGGATCCCATAAAATTGGATGCGTATGGTTTTTTCTTTGGAAGATTGCAAAAGCTCTTTTAAGTGGTTTAAGTTTTTTACATTTTCGCCGTTCAAAGCTTCCACCACCATATTCAAATAAAAATCGGAATTTGAATTGATAGGGTGGGGTAACTTACGATACAAGACTACATCTTCAGACTGCCCATCCGAAAGTGTCGTGGCATCATAAAACCGGTAAACAAGCAAACTCCCTCCTTGTGTTTGCCCATTTTTACTCCATGCTTCGAGTAAGTCTCTGTTGACAGTTTGAAATATTAGACCGCCAAACATAAGGTAGTCGTAATTGATTCCATATCTTGATCTTTGTCTTTCCATCTGAGGCATTTTTTTAGCAGGGAATTTTAGATTTATTTTTTTCTTATCTCGAATGAGATCAAATTGAATCTCTTCTCCCGCAAACTTATTGTCTATAAGCTCCAAAAAATCAATAGAATTAGATTCGAGTAAATTTCCATTCCTACCAATTTTACGTCCATCAATTGCCGTTAAGTAGTCACCTGGTTTTAAATAACCATCGGCAGAGCCTGCTTTGAGAACTTTTGTAACAAACACTCCTTCTTCTGGGTTGGGGATCCCATAAAATTTTCTATGCGATTCTGAAAAAGATGTTTGGGTTTGGATCCCCAACTCGACATATCCATGATAGATTCCATCCTCTATATCTTTTAGAAAATGTTGGATGACAACTGTAGGAATGATATAACCGATGTTCTCTCCCTTAGTGGATGCTTGGAAGGCTACACCGACTACTTTCCCATCTTGTAATGCGGGTCCACCTGAGTTTCCTGGATTGATTGCAGCATCCACTTGAACCACCAGATGACTATCAATTTGGCTATGGGCATAAGTTGACTGTTCGATTCGGGATACGATTCCTCGACTAACGGATATTTTGCTTCCACCAATGGGATATCCTATGATATCTACAGGGCTTGCAAGTTCAGGCAAATTACCTAATTCTAAGTAGTTGCTGTCTTCATAAAACTGTGGATCTGAAACCTCTAAAACTGCCAAATCACAATCATGCGCAATAAACAATACTTTCAGTTCAAACCATTCGGTTTGGTTGTTCCTTTGTGCCTCCATAAATTTTGCATTGGATACAACATGAGCATTGGTGAGGATACGATTTTTGGAGATCAAAAACCCGGAGCCAGTGGAAGCAGAAATTCCAGAAGACATCCAGGGAGAGAATGGGTCTTTGGCTTGCGAAAACACTCGGATTTGGACTACAGATTTCTTAATTTCGTCAATAGATTGTCTGGATTCCTCGGGGTAAAGTGGGCTTAGGAATAAACTTGTAAAAAATAAAATAGTACTCGCAAAGAGAAATGGGGAGAGGAGAATTTTTTTTTGTTTTTGCATGAGTTTGTTTGAATCCATCATATTCGGAATTACCGCCTTTTTTTCATTGATTGCCGGCATTGTTTCATTTAGAAAGAATCCGCGAACAAGAATGAAAACAAGTTTTTCTATCCTCGCGGCTTTTTTCTGTATCGGAGATTTGACAATTCTTACCAATAGTTTGTTCTTAGAAAACAAGATCCTTAACCAACCGCATACTATCTCCACATATTTAGTTTTTTTATCATTTATTCTATTATACTTTGGATTACAGTTCCCAACTTTCTTTCGAAATTTCCCAAGGCTTGTTGTCATATGTTCGTTTGTATTGGGAATGGGTATCATGTTGCTGCTTGTAGATTTGGGGCTTTTGAATGAAGTCTATCCACAAGCAAGTTTGATTTTATTGAAATATTACTATAATACCTATTATGTGTTAGCATTTTTCGCTTTTGCTTATCTTATCATTGCTAAACTCAGATACAACTTCCCTGCTATCCAAAGGTTTATGGAATATATTTATTGGGTTACCTTGTTCACTTGTGTAGTTTTCGTTTCTTTATGTTTTTTGCCTGATGCAATACCATTAACGACTCAATATTTTTTACATTTTTTTTTATTTGTGAATTTGTTATTCCTCTCTTGTTTCATTGTATTTCTATTTCATTATTCCTTCACCGAAGAGTATTTAACTCACCCTTTTTCCTTTCTTTTCGAAAGGTCTACCCAGATTTTTGAAGACCAAATCCCTGCTACTAGATCTAACTCCAGGCTAATCAAAGAAAAACTCTGGAATCTTTATGATAAACGAAATTGGCGTCAAGTGATGGATAGTTTTTGGTTCCAGATTTTGGTAGACGAAACTTTGGACAACGCCTTGGAACATGGTGGCAAAAGAGAAGACGATATCATCACCGTACACGTATTTGAATCAAGAAAGTACATTGATGTTTATGTGATTGATAGTGGAAAAGGTTTTAATCCGAGACTCGTTCCAAGCCCAATTGAATCGGATCGAAAATTAGTTACCGGAGGACGCGGAATTCATATTTTGAAAAAACTATTTGTCGTTCGTTGGAATTTTCTCGGAAACGAGGTGAGTATTCGCGTGGATAAAACAAAGAGTAATGACTGGAAATCCGTAACCTAACCAAAACTCTTTGTTTTCAGTAAAAACTATATTTCTATGTTAATGCCCTTCAAATTCACAAATAGAGAATACATCGATTCCGTAAGTATCTTTGATTCGTTTTGCTCCACCTAAATCTGGTAAGTTGATGATTGTGGAACATTCATGAACCACACCTTTTAGACTTTGTACCAATTTGATTGACGCTTCCAGAGTTCCCCCAGTGGCAATCAAATCGTCCATAATCAAAACTCTTTCGCCGGGGCTGATTGCATCTGTATGGATTTCCACATGATCCACACCGTATTCCAACGCATAAGATTCAGAAATAGTTTCTCCTGGTAATTTTCCTTTTTTACGGATAGGAACAAATCCCACACCCAACTGGAATGCCAAAGCAGCACCAGGGATAAACCCTCTTGCGTCAATGGCAGCAATTTTATTCAATTTAGCATTTTGGTATCGTTCTACAAACATTCCAATTGTCAGTTGGAATCCCTCGGGATCAATGAGAAGGGATGTAATATCGCGAAAAAGAATCCCTGGTTTTGGGTAATCGGGAATGGTACGAATCTTTGATTTAACAATGGACATATTAGGATGAAACCAAAGAAGACTAGGGCTTTGCAATAAAAAAAGGCCGGCAAAGAGCCGACCTTTTTTTCACAAACCAGAGTCGCTTGCAATTCTATCTCATTTGTTTGAGTGCTAGAATTCTTTCCTCTAAAGCTGGGTGAGTGGCAAATAGGGAAAGGAATCCCCCTTTGTTGGAAGATATTTTTAGGGAAGCTAAGGCCTCTCCTCTTGGATCTTCTGGCATCTCCACCATTTGGCGTAGTGATTCCAATGCAGAAATCATAGACTCTCTACCCGCAAGTTTAGCACCGCCAGCATCAGCACGGAACTCACGTTTGCGTGAGAAGTATGCGACTGCCATGGAACCTAAAATTGAGAACACAATGTCTAGAGCAATGGTGACAACAATTCTTACGATATGTGCCATCTCTTCTTTTACCGCATTTGATGCAATATAAGCAATGATACGAGAGAAGAACATTGCAAATGAGTTCACAACACCTTGAATCAGCGTGAGTGTGACCATGTCTCCATTGGCAACGTGTGACAATTCGTGGGCTAACACTCCTTCCAATTCTTGTGCATTCATACGGTTGAGGAGTCCCGTAGATACAGCCACAAGTGCGCTGGATTTACTAGGACCCGTTGCAAATGCGTTCACTTCGGGAGATTCGTAAATTCCCACTTCCGGCATCGGAAGGTGAGCTCTTTGTGCGAGTGATTGCACACGGCGATAAACATCCATCTCTGGTGCAGAAGCTTGTTTCGGATCGATGACTTTGACACCCATCGTCCACTTCGCCATCATCTTCGAAAG
It encodes the following:
- a CDS encoding trypsin-like peptidase domain-containing protein produces the protein MPAINEKKAVIPNMMDSNKLMQKQKKILLSPFLFASTILFFTSLFLSPLYPEESRQSIDEIKKSVVQIRVFSQAKDPFSPWMSSGISASTGSGFLISKNRILTNAHVVSNAKFMEAQRNNQTEWFELKVLFIAHDCDLAVLEVSDPQFYEDSNYLELGNLPELASPVDIIGYPIGGSKISVSRGIVSRIEQSTYAHSQIDSHLVVQVDAAINPGNSGGPALQDGKVVGVAFQASTKGENIGYIIPTVVIQHFLKDIEDGIYHGYVELGIQTQTSFSESHRKFYGIPNPEEGVFVTKVLKAGSADGYLKPGDYLTAIDGRKIGRNGNLLESNSIDFLELIDNKFAGEEIQFDLIRDKKKINLKFPAKKMPQMERQRSRYGINYDYLMFGGLIFQTVNRDLLEAWSKNGQTQGGSLLVYRFYDATTLSDGQSEDVVLYRKLPHPINSNSDFYLNMVVEALNGENVKNLNHLKELLQSSKEKTIRIQFYGIQLPMILDKEESDHADFEIRKSYHLTGNQ
- a CDS encoding adenine phosphoribosyltransferase — its product is MSIVKSKIRTIPDYPKPGILFRDITSLLIDPEGFQLTIGMFVERYQNAKLNKIAAIDARGFIPGAALAFQLGVGFVPIRKKGKLPGETISESYALEYGVDHVEIHTDAISPGERVLIMDDLIATGGTLEASIKLVQSLKGVVHECSTIINLPDLGGAKRIKDTYGIDVFSICEFEGH
- a CDS encoding ATP-binding protein; the encoded protein is MKTSFSILAAFFCIGDLTILTNSLFLENKILNQPHTISTYLVFLSFILLYFGLQFPTFFRNFPRLVVICSFVLGMGIMLLLVDLGLLNEVYPQASLILLKYYYNTYYVLAFFAFAYLIIAKLRYNFPAIQRFMEYIYWVTLFTCVVFVSLCFLPDAIPLTTQYFLHFFLFVNLLFLSCFIVFLFHYSFTEEYLTHPFSFLFERSTQIFEDQIPATRSNSRLIKEKLWNLYDKRNWRQVMDSFWFQILVDETLDNALEHGGKREDDIITVHVFESRKYIDVYVIDSGKGFNPRLVPSPIESDRKLVTGGRGIHILKKLFVVRWNFLGNEVSIRVDKTKSNDWKSVT
- the htpX gene encoding protease HtpX, whose protein sequence is MTWIKRIGFFLLTNILIMTTISIVTTLLGSMGFSIRAYGLDLTQLIVFCLMWGMAGSFISLLLSKMMAKWTMGVKVIDPKQASAPEMDVYRRVQSLAQRAHLPMPEVGIYESPEVNAFATGPSKSSALVAVSTGLLNRMNAQELEGVLAHELSHVANGDMVTLTLIQGVVNSFAMFFSRIIAYIASNAVKEEMAHIVRIVVTIALDIVFSILGSMAVAYFSRKREFRADAGGAKLAGRESMISALESLRQMVEMPEDPRGEALASLKISSNKGGFLSLFATHPALEERILALKQMR
- a CDS encoding serine protease, with product MTDVSILQVKVTVQYPQFIQPWRFKTPEIRQSTGIYIGENRIIIPAQAIYFYTSIEIKKPDALKVYTAELERMDPDLGLAILKFNDPSASKDLKAVTFPSEVFIPGTGLVMESKDQRNLEEKKIRMIRLDIDSYSSGYVELPFVEIQSEEKLDGVGELIVDATARIPQGILYQFKENNTGRVIPSFSIKHFIEGKSFPFKGFRFKPLTDTATRNHYGLRKDDFGVLVAEIYPGSSADGVLQLEDVLLEVSNSKIDPKGYFDHPKFGKLNVSYLFHNTNDSDSHFGKKIKLKVFRNKKPIILELDLKPLPESAIRIPHGNSRFQTPKYLMLAGVIFQELSEQYLTEHGNQWRNRVSKELLYLNDFYRIKRNTNEGKVVFLSQVLPLAGNKAYHTAHQMILKTVNGNQVQSLEHLESLVRESDSAYIRFMMSDGFEMIFKKEEIQTLNAEAKQSFQIPKDSNF